In the genome of Aspergillus luchuensis IFO 4308 DNA, chromosome 2, nearly complete sequence, one region contains:
- the PAM16 gene encoding import motor complex subunit PAM16 (BUSCO:EOG09265M8S;~COG:U;~EggNog:ENOG410PQ6Q;~InterPro:IPR036869,IPR005341;~PFAM:PF03656;~go_component: GO:0005744 - TIM23 mitochondrial import inner membrane translocase complex [Evidence IEA];~go_process: GO:0030150 - protein import into mitochondrial matrix [Evidence IEA]), with protein MAHRIVTQVVVTGARVFGKAFAEAYKQAQASSKYAAQTGKKVGASMSSGLTLDEACKILNVKPPQNGEANLEQVMERFKKLFDLNDPQKGGSFYLQSKILRARERLEMEVRQAERKMAEEKELRDGWKPKE; from the exons ATG GCTCATCGTATCGTCACTCAAGTCGTCGTCACGGGCGCCCGTGTCTTCGGCAAGGCCTTCGCCGAGGCCTACAAGCAAGCCCAAGCCTCCTCCAAGTACGCCGCGCAGACGGGCAAGAAGGTCGGCGCCAGCATGTCTTCCGGATTGACTCTCGACGAGGCCTGCAAGATTCTCAACGTCAAGCCCCCGCAAAACGGCGAGGCCAACCTGGAGCAAGTGATGGAACGATTCAAGAAGCTGTTCGACCTCAACGATCCCCAGAAGGGTGGTAGTTTCTACCTGCAAAGCAAGATTCTTCGGGCCCGGGAGAGGTTAGAGATGGAAGTCCGACAGGCCGAGcgcaagatggccgaggagaaggagctgcGCGACGGCTGGAAGCCCAAG GAATGA
- a CDS encoding D-arabinose 1-dehydrogenase (NAD(P)(+)) ARA2 (COG:C;~EggNog:ENOG410PKGN;~InterPro:IPR023210,IPR036812;~PFAM:PF00248), with the protein MPRPSTPLSAALPPLIMGTATFNNQYNHDPFALPTTELVQRAFTSGIRAFDTSPYYGPAEELLGRALATDYVRTQHPRSSYHILTKVGRIASSSFDYSPAWVRQSVRRSLQRLHTDYLDVVYCHDVEFVSRQEALAAIRELRRIRDTEGTIKYVGISGFPIDVLAEIAELVLRETGEPLDIVQSYANYTLQNTRLLSRGLPRFVGAGVDVVTNASPLGMGLLRRQGVPIGSMGDFHPAPDGLRNKIREVSDWVDGQGEKLEVVAIRFSLESWLREGKQVGALGAPLAKAGDADPGFISVASMGTGERLGVSVMGVSNFEELDETLRVWHSIVDGLENKDEDEDVEPKSSELQPPSAVPSAAQAPAILTPSEGIITDRAWSKDRRGRISSLAQHIRTILGPEWADYAWDSPSPDFVNSLSAEHLAARDKDAAAAATCANDESMVTPPLEAVDAAEKIPTAAALDVVL; encoded by the coding sequence ATGCCCcgtccctccacccccctctcagCGGCCCTCCCGCCACTGATAATGGGCACCGCAACCTTCAACAACCAATACAACCACGATCCCTtcgccctccccaccactGAACTGGTCCAGCGCGCCTTCACCTCCGGCATCCGCGCCTTCGACACATCCCCCTACTACGGTCCCGCCGAAGAACTCCTCGGCCGCGCCCTCGCCACCGACTACGTCCGCACCCAACACCCCCGCTCATCCTACCACATCCTCACCAAAGTCGGCCGcatcgcctcctcctccttcgactACTCCCCTGCCTGGGTGCGCCAGAGCGTCCGTCGCAGTCTCCAGCGCCTACACACCGACTACCTAGACGTTGTCTACTGCCACGACGTCGAGTTCGTCTCCCGCCAGGAAGCCCTAGCCGCTATTCGGGAACTGCGTCGCATTCGCGATACCGAGGGCACCATCAAGTATGTCGGCATCTCGGGGTTCCCCATTGACGTGTTGGCGGAAATAGCGGAGCTGGTTCTCCGCGAGACCGGCGAGCCGTTGGATATCGTGCAGTCGTATGCGAATTACACTCTGCAGAATACGAGACTCTTGTCGCGCGGGTTGCCGAGGTTTGTGGGTGCAGGCGTGGACGTTGTAACGAATGCGTCCCCGTTGGGCATGGGTCTGTTGCGGAGACAGGGCGTGCCGATTGGGAGTATGGGTGACTTCCACCCCGCGCCAGATGGATTGCGCAACAAGATCCGGGAGGTTTCGGATTGGGTCGATGGCCAGGGTGAGAAGTTGGAGGTTGTGGCTATCCGGTTTTCGTTGGAGAGCTGGTTGCGCGAAGGAAAGCAGGTTGGAGCGCTGGGTGCCCCGCTGGCTAAGGCCGGAGATGCTGATCCGGGATTCATCTCCGTGGCTAGTATGGGCACTGGGGAGAGACTGGGAGTTAGTGTGATGGGTGTGAGCAACTTCGAAGAGCTGGATGAGACCCTCCGTGTTTGGCATAGCATcgtggatggattggagaacaaggacgaggacgaggacgtcGAACCGAAGTCCTCAGAACTGCAGCCCCCGTCCGCTGTGCCTTCTGCCGCACAGGCGCCTGCTATCCTGACCCCCTCGGAGGGGATCATTACCGACCGTGCTTGGTCGAAAGACAGACGTGGTCGCATCTCGTCTCTGGCTCAGCATATCCGGACGATCCTGGGCCCAGAGTGGGCTGATTATGCCTGGGACAGCCCGTCTCCGGATTTTGTCAATTCGTTGTCTGCTGAGCATCTAGCTGCGAGAGAcaaggatgctgctgctgctgctacttgcGCTAATGATGAGTCCATGGTGACGCCGCCTCTGGAGGCAGTTGATGCGGCTGAGAAGATACCCACTGCTGCAGCGCTTGATGTTGTGCTGTGA
- a CDS encoding putative topoisomerase family protein TRF4 (COG:L;~EggNog:ENOG410PJHK;~InterPro:IPR002058,IPR002934,IPR043519;~PFAM:PF03828,PF01909;~go_function: GO:0016779 - nucleotidyltransferase activity [Evidence IEA]) codes for MPPAFEFRGNDRRSGHQPRHEFTFRYARPGTSERPLLRSKRETTPEQLLPSGAADSKPALKFAPVANLSDSEEADMDVSSEDEDEAAHPRKKRAVDPNNTGTATAAPAPPPAPKWSNPDPYTVLPPPDETQGKRVDVVKLIRKARIAATAAAQPTQEDAVKTNEDFISLSGLVDEDEGGGNAPEGAPTGPRRQLEGKDSAFGNRKRTYDDEIKGVSKKTGKPLSKYYDDGSIIDEWRARSSENATPWASSMAPSLHVGARLHNEILSFYHWVKPVRYEQIVREDLVARLQAAFQSRYYGVQLRPFGSFASGLYLPTADIDLVLLSTNFMRNGIKTFGERKGQIYAFSAFLKNLNIAVPNSIETIAHARVPILKFVDKLTGLRVDLSFDNDSGLVANETFQQWKAEYPAMPVIVSVIKQFLLLRGLNEVPTGGLGGFSITCLVTSLLQHLPHGHGTPNLGSVLMDFFEFYGNGFDYDSVGIRFNPPGYFNKRVYKLSFNNSPRLSIEDPNNADNDVSGGTREIALIFRAFSEAYQRLKERMISTATAGQTQASILEAIIAANYEEYTEQRWQLRQVFDTDERFARYRRDSTPPPPPPESPPADAAPPLPPNPPPAAPKSQKDKMTKLQKKQQAARERSARLKRLRPDIPSIPYSISNEQAISLGGYKSQSDMDRDLLMREKGM; via the exons ATGCCGCCGGCTTTCGAGTTTCGGGGAAATGACCGACGGTCAGGACACCAACCCCGACATGAGTTCACTTTCCGTTATGCGCGCCCTGGAACCTCCGAACGGCCGCTTTTGAGATCTAAGCGAGAGACAACCCCAGAACAGCTACTTCCCTCCGGCGCTGCGGACTCGAAACCGGCTTTGAAGTTCGCGCCTGTGGCGAACCTTAGCGATAGCGAGGAAGCCGATATGGACGTCTcttcggaggatgaggatgaagcagCCCACCCGCGCAAAAAGCGTGCGGTCGATCCCAACAATACCGGCACCGCGACGGCTgctccagcaccaccaccggcccCCAAATGGTCCAACCCCGATCCCTATACGGTCTTGCCTCCTCCGGATGAGACCCAGGGTAAGCGAGTGGACGTCGTCAAGTTGATTCGCAAGGCCCGGATTGCTGCAACCGCGGCGGCACAACCCACACAAGAAGATGCGGTGAAGACCAACGAAGATTTTATTTCGCTGAGTGGCTtggttgatgaagatgaaggcggCGGAAACGCGCCCGAAGGTGCACCAACCGGACCAAGGCGCCAGCTGGAGGGCAAGGACTCGGCGTTTGGAAACAGAAAGAGGACATACGATGATGAGATCAAGGGTGTCTCTAAGAAGACTGGGAAGCCGTTGAGCAAATACTATGATGATGGCTCGATCATTGACGAGTGGAGAGCCCGCTCGTCGGAAAATGCAACACCGTGGGCAAGTAGCATGGCTCCCAGTCTACATGTGGGCGCAAG GCTGCACAACGAGATCCTCAGCTTTTATCACTGGGTCAAACCCGTGCGCTATGAACAGATCGTGCGAGAGGACTTGGTGGCGAGGCTACAGGCTGCATTCCAGAGCAGGTACTATGGGGTGCAACTTCGGCCTTTTGGCTCTTTTGCGTCGGGTCTATATTTGCCCACTGCCGATATTGACCTTGTACTACTCTCCACGAATTTCATGCGCAACGGTATCAAAACATTTGGTGAGCGGAAAGGCCAGATCTATGCATTCTCTGCATTCTTGAAGAACCTGAACATTGCGGTGCCCAACTCGATCGAGACGATCGCTCATGCCCGAGTACCCATTCTGAAGTTCGTGGACAAGTTGACTGGCTTGAGGGTGGACTTGTCGTTCGACAATGACAGCGGGTTAGTGGCAAACGAAACCTTCCAGCAGTGGAAGGCTGAGTATCCCGCAATGCCTGTTATCGTGTCCGTCATTAAGCAATTCTTGCTCCTTCGCGGCCTCAATGAAGTCCCAACTGGCGGCCTGGGAGGGTTTTCCATCACTTGTCTCGTCACGAGTCTTCTGCAGCACCTGCCGCATGGTCATGGGACACCGAACCTGGGCAGCGTTCTCATGGATTTTTTCGAGTTTTACGGTAACGGTTTTGACTATGATTCCGTTGGAATTCGCTTTAACCCACCGGGCTACTTCAATAAG AGGGTCTATAAGCTTTCCTTCAATAACAGTCCCCGTCTATCAATTGAGGATCCCAACAATGCCGACAACGATGTTTCTGGTGGAACACGGGAGATTGCATTGATTTTCAGAGCGTTTTCAGAGGCCTATCAACGTCTCAAGGAGCGCATGATCTCCACAGCCACAGCGGGCCAGACGCAGGCCAGCATCCTTGAAGCCATTATTGCCGCAAACTATGAGGAGTACACTGAGCAGCGGTGGCAGCTCCGGCAGGTCTTTGACACCGATGAAAGATTTGCCCGGTACCGTCGGGATTCCactcctccgccccctcctcctgagTCCCCTCCGGCTGATGCTGCtccacctctccctccaaacCCCCCTCCTGCTGCACCCAAATCGCAGAAGGATAAAATGACTAAGCTGCAAAAGAAGCAACAAGCTGCGCGGGAACGTTCTGCTCGTCTCAAGCGCTTGCGTCCCGACATACCGTCCATTCCCTACTCGATCAGCAATGAGCAGGCCATCAGTCTGGGCGGCTACAAGTCGCAATCAGATATGGACAGAGACCTTTTGATGCGAGAGAAGGGGATGTAA
- a CDS encoding GFA family protein (COG:S;~EggNog:ENOG410PMWI;~InterPro:IPR011057,IPR006913;~PFAM:PF04828;~go_function: GO:0016846 - carbon-sulfur lyase activity [Evidence IEA]): MQEDKVTPISCLCGGVAQEIELKQSTDHSALNFCHCTACRTVTGMLCSTYYLLQAKPESLDSLQEYQEADCISRYFCKTCGAHVFAHSKHTGQYFVAAGLLAGRLPPTKSIRHWRAAETRDGGLTPFLSGQPEEPAPACWLRTVSSDQPSQPEAGLELSSRNPDELLARCHCGGVEFHITRPDSSSTKPTSPWSDVLAPYHSQSSSNPQDVKWWLQDENTKYLAGTCACPSCRLASGFPIQPWAFIPLSNIYNKDKVPLAFGAGTMRQYKSSPGVYREFCSRCGASLFWHDDERPLLIDVSVGLLRAEEGARASGWLKWATHRVSFAEMAADKALIKHLQDGLKEFGDRA, translated from the coding sequence ATGCAGGAAGACAAAGTGACACCCATTTCTTGCCTGTGCGGAGGTGTGGCACAGGAGATCGAGCTGAAGCAATCTACCGACCATTCGGCACTCAATTTCTGTCATTGCACGGCCTGTCGCACGGTCACCGGAATGCTGTGCTCGACCTACTACCTCCTGCAGGCTAAGCCAGAGAGCCTTGACAGCCTCCAGGAGTACCAGGAAGCTGATTGCATAAGCCGCTATTTCTGTAAAACCTGTGGCGCTCATGTCTTTGCCCATTCGAAACACACAGGACAATATTTCGTTGCAGCCGGACTGCTGGCGGGGAGACTACCCCCAACCAAATCTATACGGCATTGGCGGGCTGCCGAGACGCGTGATGGTGGCCTGACACCCTTTCTCTCTGGACAGCCAGAAGAACCGGCTCCAGCATGTTGGCTACGCACGGTTTCCAGCGACCAACCAAGCCAGCCCGAGGCCGGACTCGAGCTGTCGTCCCGGAATCCGGACGAGCTACTTGCCCGTTGTCATTGCGGGGGTGTTGAATTTCATATCACGCGGCCCgattcttcatccaccaagcCGACCTCCCCGTGGTCCGATGTGCTTGCACCGTATCATTCACAGTCCTCAAGCAATCCCCAAGACGTGAAGTGgtggctgcaggatgagaatACTAAGTATCTGGCGGGTACCTGCGCCTGTCCTTCGTGTCGCCTAGCCAGTGGTTTCCCTATTCAGCCGTGGGCGTTTATTCCTCTATCGAATATTTACAATAAGGACAAGGTGCCGCTGGCATTTGGCGCCGGCACGATGAGACAGTACAAGAGTTCCCCAGGTGTCTACCGCGAGTTCTGCAGCCGCTGTGGCGCATCCCTCTTCTGGCATGACGACGAAAGACCACTGCTGATAGATGTGAGTGTTGGCCTACTTCGAGCAGAAGAGGGTGCTAGGGCCAGTGGGTGGTTGAAATGGGCCACACATAGAGTAAGTTTTGCGGAGATGGCAGCGGATAAGGCGTTGATCAAACACCTGCAAGATGGACTGAAGGAATTTGGGGACAGAGCTTGA
- a CDS encoding putative protein kinase C substrate (BUSCO:EOG0926195C;~COG:O;~EggNog:ENOG410PG93;~InterPro:IPR026874,IPR036607,IPR028146,IPR036055, IPR039794,IPR009011;~PFAM:PF13015,PF07915;~SECRETED:SignalP(1-22);~go_function: GO:0005515 - protein binding [Evidence IEA];~go_process: GO:0006491 - N-glycan processing [Evidence IEA]), which produces MILPQGSLFLVSIAACSTVVAAAGDASSRPRGVSPEFAKFYKDTTTFTCISHPAIQIPFSAVNDDYCDCPDGSDEPGTSACAFLSRNSALTPGERPGSDDLELASALPGFYCKNKGHKPGYVPFQRVNDGICDYELCCDGSDEWARVGGTKCEDKCKEIGKEWRKKEEKRQKSMTAALRKKKDLLVEAGRQQKEVEDSIKRLEVEIQAQELKVNDLQAELEEVEKQEASKVVKGKAAGKVNVLAGLAKSRVEELRNALMDVRKERDDTRARVKELEEILSKFKVEYNPNFNDEGVKRAVRSWEDYAAKGTLEGAVNNAQDRDLDEIAKPDDEKAGINWEQWENEEDGCEAGLVYQLAAYLPSSLVEFIEGKVLFVRGLLEDNGILPKAAETSTSESKVVSEAREAVKSVEKELENKQKQLKDHRSDLETDYGVGSIFRALKGVCISKDSGEYTYEHCFLDQTKQIPKKGGGSTRMGKYTGIGSVSVDVLNEAGEIVPEDRVTLQYANGQGCWNGPARSTTVILTCGEEDAILKVAEDEKCVYSMHVTSPAVCPGGDEGAAAPNRKDEL; this is translated from the exons ATGATACTTCCTCAGGGATCGCTCTTCTTGGTGAGCATTGCTGCTTGCTCGACCGTCGTGGCTGCGGCGGGTGATGCCTCCTCTCGTCCCCGGGGTGTTAGTCCCGAAT TCGCCAAGTTCTAcaaagacaccaccaccttcacgTGCATTTCCCACCCGGCCATCCAAATTCCCTTCTCCGCCGTGAACGATGATTACTGTGACTGCCCGGATGGCAGTGATGAGCCTGGCACATCTGCCTGTGCATTCCTGTCCCGCAACTCCGCCCTAACACCGGGTGAGCGCCCCGGCAGCGACGATCTCGAGCTGGCATCCGCCCTGCCGGGATTCTACTGCAAGAACAAGGGCCACAAGCCCGGCTACGTCCCTTTCCAGCGGGTCAATGACGGCATCTGCGACTACGAGCTCTGTTGCGACGGCAGTGACGAGTGGGCCCGCGTTGGCGGCACCAAGTGTGAAGACAAGTGCAAGGAGATCGGCAAGGAATggcggaagaaggaggagaagagacagaagtCCATGACTGCGGctttgaggaagaagaaggatctgCTCGTGGAGGCTGGTAGACAGCagaaggaggtcgaggacAGTATCAAGCGTCTGGAAGTGGAGATTCAGGCCCAGGAGCTGAAGGTCAATGATCTTCaggcggagctggaggaggtggagaagcaggaggcgAGCAAGGTCGTGAAGGGCAAGGCGGCGGGCAAGGTCAATGTGCTTGCTGGGTTGGCTAAGAGCCGGGTTGAGGAACTTCGGAACGCCCTGATGGACGTTCGCAAGGAGCGTGACGATACCCGTGCCCGTGTCAAGGAGCTTGAAGAGATCTTGTCTAAGTTCAAGGTGGAATACAACCCCAACTTCAACGATGAGGGCGTTAAGCGCGCTGTGCGCAGCTGGGAAGACTACGCCGCCAAGGGCACTCTTGAGGGCGCTGTGAACAACGCTCAGGACCGTGATTTGGATGAAATCGCCAAgcctgatgatgagaaggcgGGCATCAACTGGGAACAGTGGgagaatgaagaggatgggtgTGAGGCTGGTCTTG TCTACCAGCTGGCAGCCTACCTTCCGTCTTCCCTGGTTGAGTTCATTGAAGGCAAGGTGCTCTTCGTCAGAGGCCTCTTGGAAGATAACGGAATCCTACCCAAGGCGGCCGAGACGTCTACGTCCGAGTCCAAGGTTGTGTCAGAAGCACGCGAAGCCGTGAAGTCAGTGGAGAAGGAGCTTGAGAACAAGCAGAAACAGCTGAAGGATCACAGGTCCGATCTTGAGACGGACTATGGTGTCGGGTCCATCTTCCGTGCTCTCAAGGGCGTCTGCATCTCCAAGGACTCGGGTGAGTACACGTATGAGCACTGCTTCCTGGACCAGACCAAACAGATCCCGAAGAAGGGCGGTGGATCCACACGTATGGGCAAGTACACCGGCATTGGATCCGTGAGTGTTGATGTGCTCAACGAGGCGGGCGAGATTGTCCCTGAAGACAGGGTCACTCTTCAGTACGCCAACGGTCAAGGCTGCTGGAATGGACCAGCCCGCTCGACGACGGTCATCTTGACCTGCGGCGAAGAGGACGCGATCCTGAAGGTggcggaagatgagaagTGCGTGTACTCGATGCATGTCACGTCGCCGGCTGTGTGTCCCGGAGGCGATGAGGGCGCAGCCGCCCCGAACCGCAAGGATGAGCTGTGA
- a CDS encoding uncharacterized protein (COG:S;~EggNog:ENOG410PN59;~InterPro:IPR006735,IPR027799;~PFAM:PF04641;~go_process: GO:1902979 - mitotic DNA replication termination [Evidence IEA]), whose amino-acid sequence MGNDGGSIPTRRELVREAARNPSTAQVKEAQREQQEHSWTTCPISHNQLMRPIVSDCVGNLYNKDAILRFLLPGDETDGISSKADCEEILCGRVKGLRDVVELKFEVDTEREAHPASGKQDKREGWICPVTAKQLGPNVKSVYLVPCGHVFSEEAIRQLKGDKCLQCDEPYTADNVIPILPTKESDKQQLIERGHKLAEQGLTHSLKKAPGSKKRKKNAANGDATDAGKESKPAEKSSSANASRSNTSTPTPGGSSGIKNAATALLTQRVLEEENEKKKRRKMLGTSDNISSLFTKESKDAHAKNTDFMTRGFSLPAAARK is encoded by the exons ATGGGTAATGATGGTGGCAG TATCCCAACCCGTCGCGAGCTCGTTCGCGAAGCGGCCCGCAACCCCAGCACAGCGCAAGTAAAAGAAGCGCAGCGcgaacaacaagaacacTCCTGGACGACGTGTCCGATATCGCACAACCAATTAATGCGACCTATAGTCTCCGACTGCGTTGGGAACCTCTACAATAAAGACGCCATTCTCagattcctcctccccggcgACGAAACCGACGGCATCAGCTCTAAGGCAGATTGCGAAGAGATTCTCTGTGGACGGGTCAAGGGACTCCGGGACGTCGTGGAGCTGAAGTTCGAAGTCGACACCGAGCGCGAGGCCCATCCCGCCTCTGGAAAGCAGGACAAGCGTGAGGGGTGGATCTGTCCCGTCACGGCGAAGCAGTTGGGTCCGAATGTCAAGTCGGTTTATTTGGTGCCGTGCGGTCATGTTTTCTCGGAGGAGGCGATTCGCCAACTCAAGGGGGATAAGTGCCTACAG TGCGACGAGCCATACACCGCCGACAATGtgatccccatcctcccgACCAAAGAATCCGATAAGCAGCAGCTCATTGAGCGTGGACACAAGCTCGCAGAGCAAGGTCTCACGCACTCGCTGAAGAAAGCTCCCGGctcgaagaagcgcaagaagaacgcCGCGAATGGTGATGCGACGGATGCGGGCAAGGAATCAAAGCCCGCAGAGAAATCTTCAAGTGCCAATGCCAGTCGGAGTAACACGTCTACACCCACGCCCGGTGGCTCGAGTGGTATCAAGAATGCCGCTACTGCGTTGTTGACGCAGcgggtgctggaggaggaaaacgagaagaaaaagcggcGGAAGATGCTGGGGACCAGTGACAACATCAGCAGTCTCTTCACGAAGGAGTCTAAGGATGCCCATGCCAAAAATACAGACTTTATGACGAGAGGATTTAGTCTTCCTGCAGCGGCTAGGAAGTAG
- a CDS encoding mitochondrial 54S ribosomal mL50 protein (COG:S;~EggNog:ENOG410PT3P;~InterPro:IPR018305;~PFAM:PF10501;~go_component: GO:0005739 - mitochondrion [Evidence IEA]) — MRPSVRLLSLDVQGASRTLYVCSVCRNEARPRPIVARQFLRHASNTPLSERVRRRLWGTDNPPGLKDPYGESLLEKRFGKAKAQPEGETEVVNAAEAAPEAEAIDQLEPGVDYEPATTWDGLERVGHLGGWKNVPRAEADRVGTFGLKKKLRKQGPLFLAAHQAAVEICLMHALNKPLTSVCNVTEHDKAVFKMIWKTKIVPNEAGSWGSALEYHNKQAKEALVYIFEQIGGSQPEAVEQQQAAEETAEVEEFEEAAWEGEEEETSKVPFFGYQDARDKGFLTLSLEDQETKFAFLKRFSQLSGHFFPDNIVHQITTVKQAIDYVQGQLNPKPKKLAEILEHNDRLQSLPNIKVFSKRQTRLHRDDEMGRRKIIEAELRSRGLLA; from the exons ATGCGACCGTCCGTGCGATTGCTGAGCCTCGACGTCCAGGGCGCCTCGCGGACCCTGTACGTCTGCTCAGTATGCAGAAACGAGGCGCGGCCGCGGCCAATTGTTGCCCGGCAATTCCTTCGCCATGCTTCCAACACACCGCTGAGTGAGCGAGTGAGACGCAGACTTTGGGGTACGGATAACCCGCCGGGATTGAAGGATCCGTACGGAGAGAGTTTGCTTGAGAAGAGGTTCGGGAAGGCTAAGGCTCAGCCGGAGGGCGAGACGGAGGTGGTGAATGCGGCGGAAGCGGCACCTGAGGCTGAGGCTATTGATCAGTTGGAGCCCGGGGTTGACTATGAGCCTGCGACGACgtgggatgggttggagcGTGTGGGTCATTTGGGAGGTTGGAAGAACGTTCCTCGGGCTGAGGCTGATCGGGTTGGGAC GTTCGGTCTCAAGAAGAAACTCCGCAAACAGGGTCCCCTGTTTCTTGCTGCGCATCAGGCCGCTGTTGAGATCTGTCTGATGCATGCGCTGAACAAGCCGTTGACGAGCGTCTGCAACGTCACCGAACATGACAAGGCCGTTTTCAAGATGATCTGGAAGACTAAGATCGTGCCTAATGAGGCTGGTAGCTGGGGCAGCGCGCTGGAGTACCACAACAAGCAGGCTAAGGAGGCCCTCGTTTACATCTTCGAGCAGATCGGTGGTAGTCAGCCCGAGGCTgtggagcagcagcaggctgcTGAGGAAACCGCCGAGGTCGAGGAGTTCGAGGAGGCTGCttgggagggtgaggaagaggagacctCTAAGGTTCCTTTCTTCGGATACCAGGATGCTCGTGATAAGGGATTCTTGACTTTGTCTTTGGAGGATCAGGAGACGAAGTTTGCT TTCCTCAAGAGATTCTCCCAGCTGAGCGGCCACTTCTTCCCCGACAACATCGTCCACCAGATCACCACCGTCAAACAGGCCATCGACTACGTCCAGGGTCAATTGAaccccaagcccaagaagcTGGCTGAAATTCTGGAGCACAATGACCGGCTCCAGTCCCTGCCCAACATCAAGGTCTTCTCGAAGAGACAGACCCGCTTGCACCGCGATGACGAGATGGGCCGGAGGAAGATCATTGAAGCCGAGCTTCGTTCCAGAGGACTCCTTGCATAG